The window CCTCTATTTTCGCAACGTCAAGCAGGGGATGCTCCTGGTCGCCCTCGCAGGGCCTGCCACCAACCTGGTATTGGCCGTGGCCAGCGCCATCATACTCAAAGTGCTGTTAGCCGCAGGAGTTGCCGGCAACCCGTCGATCATAGGTGCTATCTATCCTCTCATGCAGATGCTCGCAGCCAGTGTCTGGATTAATCTGGTACTTTGCGTATTGAACCTGCTGCCGATCCCCCCTCTTGACGGCAGCAAAATTCTTGCAGGCATATTGCCGAACGAATTAGCCAGTTCGTATATGAAGGTTGAACGTTACGGCTTTATCATCCTGCTGGTTCTATTATTCAGCGGTCTGCTCAGCAAAGTAATTTTACCCATTGTCAGCTTTGCCAACGGCTTTTTACTCTCATAACCGACTTCTAACGGTTTAAACGCAAAACGGGAGATTCACCATTGCGGCAAATCTCCCGTTTCCTTTTTCAACTCAGCAGACAGACGCTTTTATAGCAGCGATGTCCCTTCTGAATAGAGATAACGCTTGATCTTGTGAGTAGCTGTTTTTATAAACGGCTCACGACGCTCGAAAACCCTGGCAATTCGAGAAGCCGATGAGAGCTGGGTGTTTAACTGGTTTCGCATCTCTTCAAGCCTGGTCTCTATAAATTCACGGCGCTCCCCCCGCCCTTTGCCCTTGGTCTCCTCGTCTATCAACTCATAATCCGGGTAGACCCAGGCCTCAAGCTGACCGCCGCTCTCAAGAACCAGACTCTCGACAACTAAGGGAAAACAGTTGATCTTGTGCTCGATTGCTTCAGGATAGACGTTTTCGCCATTTGCCATGACGATCACATTTTTAGAACGACCCCGAACGTGCAGGTTACCTTCCTCATCGACAAAACCGAGATCACCGGTGGCCAACCAGCCATCACTTGAAAGAACCTCGTCAGTGGCCTCCTGATCGCCATAATAGCCTTTCATCACATTTGGCCCTGTGGCGAGAATTTCACCAACACCGGTTACAGGATCAGGATCGACGATTTTCACCTCAACGCCAAACAGAGGTTTACCTGTAGATCCGGGAGCAATGGTGGCATCCCCAAAAGGACCACCAGCCAACAGTGGCGCCGCCTCGGTGAGGCCATATCCGATCAGGAACGGAAATTCCGCGTCGTGCAGAAAATCCTCAACCTCCGGATTCAATGCCGCGCC of the Desulfosediminicola ganghwensis genome contains:
- a CDS encoding site-2 protease family protein; the encoded protein is MFSFDQIIFKFVILAPPILLALTLHEVAHGLTAYRLGDPTARNAGRLTLNPLKHLDPLGTLIFFIANFGWAKPVPVNPLYFRNVKQGMLLVALAGPATNLVLAVASAIILKVLLAAGVAGNPSIIGAIYPLMQMLAASVWINLVLCVLNLLPIPPLDGSKILAGILPNELASSYMKVERYGFIILLVLLFSGLLSKVILPIVSFANGFLLS